From the genome of Mucilaginibacter paludis DSM 18603:
TTGCCTTGGGCGCCGCCCGGGGCATATTGGTAAAGGTTGAATGTTTTTGTTATCGTATTAAACAGGTTTAAACCGTTTTGCGTAGCTATCCATAAGCTGCCCGCCTTATCCTGAAAAATATAGTTAACAGTATCGTTACTTAAACTGTTGATCTGGCCGGTTTGATGGCGGAATTTGATGAACTGGTTTTTTTTATCATCATACAAGTTGAGGCCACCACCGGCAGTACCCAACCAAAAATTTTGATTCTTGTCCAGGCAAATATGGGTAATAAAGTTGCTGCTTATGCTTCCGTTATGACGCGGATCGTTTTTAAAGCGGGTAAAGTTATTGGTGCGCTGGTTAAAGCGGTTTAGTCCGTTACGGGTACCAATCCATAGCTGATGGTTTTTATCTTCACAAATGGTACGAATGGTATTGTCGCTAATGCTGCTGTCGTCATTAGGGATGTTTTTATAAACAATAATTTTAACACCATCGTAGCGGTTTAAGCCATAACGCGTACCAAACCACATAAAGCCCCGGCTATCCTGAAAAATAGCGTCGACATCGCTGTGCGAAAGGCCCTGCTCGGTGCTAATGTGTTTAAACTTTAAATCCGGAACCTGCGCAGAGCAATTGCGCGGATTTAAAAAGCAGACTAAACAAGATAGCAAAATTGTAAAAAAAAACATATGCGCGTTAAAGCGCTTTTGCTTAAGGGCTATCATAGTTTAACAAGCTTAATTACGCGGTTAAGAATTTAAAAATTCTCGAGGTTGCTTTGTTATACGTAACGATGGGCGAAAGGTTTACTTAAAGTCAACTTATTCATCTTCTGCGAAAGTTAATACGTAACCGTTAATATCCTTCACCGAAAACTCTGTAGCCCCATAAAAGGTTTTTTCGAGGCCATGTAATATGGTAATCTGATCTTTAACAGTTTCAAAAAAATCCCGGATGTTTTTCAATTTAATGTACAACAAAAGCGATCCGCCATCGGTACGGTTTACCTCGGGTAAGGCGTCTCCCAGGCTTTCAAAGGTTTGCAGCATAAACGTCACATTGCCGTTCATCAGCATAGCCCAGACAAAGTTGTCTCCTTCTTCCGGTACGCTTGCGATGAGATTAAAGCCTAATAACTGGTAAAATTGGATACTGGCGCGAATATCCTTTACGAAAATATTTGGAGATAACGATTCCATATCATTGGTATTGATTAACGTTTAAGTTAAATATACAATGATTATGTAAACAAAATAGCCCGTCGCCTAATGTTTTTTTACCACAAAATATTGGCCGGTCCGCAGCCAAAGCTCCTGTGCA
Proteins encoded in this window:
- a CDS encoding VOC family protein; translated protein: MESLSPNIFVKDIRASIQFYQLLGFNLIASVPEEGDNFVWAMLMNGNVTFMLQTFESLGDALPEVNRTDGGSLLLYIKLKNIRDFFETVKDQITILHGLEKTFYGATEFSVKDINGYVLTFAEDE